agaaataataaatataaataatatgacTTACATTCAAAACagtttatgtatatatattaatttatttaaaagtgttttatttattataagtgaaattttattttttactgaTCCAACTAATAGCTTGTATTTTGAGATATTGACTCTTTTAAAATTgagaaatgaaaatgaatcaGAAGCAGAATTAGACACTATgataaaaagttttaaattttctaaaatagATTGTGATAATATTTTCCAATCTGTTCTTAAATCAAAACATATTTTAAGAGAAAAATTGCAGCTCTTGCAATTAAAAATCAGCTAAAcactttaattattttaacatttttcaaaaaaatatattggattatataaataatgtatCTTCTATTAACATAAAAACATAGTagaacaaaaaatttatgtatatatgcatttgtatttttttaaataagaatttatcactaaaattttatatatatttatttaaaatagaaaaaaaaaataataaaaattacttttaagagaatttttactattatttttttttatttattttcttttatttttttgtattttcataaaatttaatttgtGTCATTTTCACAAATAGATAAAgttttaacaatttttttaaattttcaatgacataataaaaatataatttcattatatctttatttttcaatgtctttttttataaaatgaaaaatcatatttttttaagttacatttttttttttttcttattacatattttttgttttctatGTCCAAAAGCTAAACATATttacaaataatatatttttatatataaattatattttaatagttctaaatatttaactcttttttttttttttttcagttaaatattaacaataataaaaaaataaatataataaatttatttcaaaattgtttaaaacaataaatattatataagattaataatgaaaaaacaaatatatttttagtttatATACAATATTTATTagagataaaaaagaaaaatataaaaatttttaaaaaaaattattagtaAACTTATacaacataaaaaaaaaaaaaaaaagtttttttatatctaaaaaaaaaattataattttatattatgtatgaataaaaaataaagtataattataaaaatatatatatatattttttacaaaaaaagaaaatgagaaatatttatattatttaagaataaagatgtgttattatataatttattttgtttacaAAAATAAGATATATGAATCATATGAAAATAACATATGCGTCAATTATTATCTTATATTTGATATAGCATCAGTAATTGTTTGAAATATTGTACTTGTAATTTTTTGAGATTTCAACTGTTTTAATACATTTTCTGCTTCTTGTTGCATATTATATTTAGTAAACCACTTATATTGTGTATttaaatctttatttttttgaattaatttAATAGTTAAAGGAATTGAACCAAATTCGTATGAGCATTCAATAAAATAATCCAACCCTATTGGTGATACTCTATAATTTGCAAAATTGTACAATTCGTCaaaatacttatttttagCTAATGCATATATTTTACATCTCCAATATTTAGGTTcagatattttaaattttttacaaagGTTGTCTGCATCTAAAAATTCCCCAATAGATATAATATATTCAATAGTTTTCATTAAAGATAACCCTTGAATTTTATGAGGATATCCTATTActgattttttattatacttcatttctaattctttttgataatttaataaatctatATTATTCATTATTGATGTGTGAACAAATTTTATATGACTATTCATTTTATCTGTTGTTAAAAATCCTGCTGAATAAGCTAGCCATGTCTTTTTTTgctcataattttttttggatAAAGCTAAATCCAATGTAACAAAAGCAGCTTGAGAATGTTGtccatttttttcataaaattgcTTAAGCAACTTATACTGCTTTGTTTTTTTGCAATAAACATAAAAACAATTAGAAGCTTGAatattattcttaaaaaCTTCTGTTAAAGTagataattctttttctCCATCTACAGTTTCTTTTTCTTGacttaaaataattatgatgCATAAATAAACGAGTTCAATATCTTTGGAAAGAATTGACTTTTCAACTGATAAATTGTAATTAGCTAATTTAAGTAGCATATCAAcctgtttttttttgttttcttcaTACTGAATAATTATAGTAGCCAATTGTGGTCTTAAACACTTAGCTGCAATAAAGGCAATATAAGAAtaatctatatttttttcattttttattttatctgtAATAACACAACATAACTGTTCATCAGTTAATTCAATTGacttttcaattttttctttacaccattcaattaatatattatctgTTTTAATTCCTGCATATTCACAAATTCTATAAgctaaaaaatattcttttcttCTAGCAATATATTGAACAAAAGTAGGTATAGTCATGTATTTAAGTTCTGAGGCTGTAATAAAAATGTCCAAAGGAGGCTTTCTAACATTCATACAAATTCTTAAATACAAACAATataataagaattttttgCAATTGTAActaattttcataaaattttttccaAATAAAGATGTTTGTAGTAATAaatctattatattttcattatattcatGGGTAGCAGCATCTAAGCATTCTTCAATGGCAATAtccaaattattattaaatgctCTAATTTCATCATCAAGGCATATGtttccatttttatatttctcatatgaataaaataacataGCAGAGGGAGTACAACTTCCTatactaaaaatattaaaaatagattTTCTGATCCTACTGACATATTCAAAGCTTTCTttacttataatttttacacCATATATATCTCCAATTAGATACAAATTATGCCTATATTGATAAGGAATCCACTGATTTTTTGGACCACCTACAAATAACATATGTTGTATATCATTAGATGGAGTAATCATAGGCGTGTAAACAGCTAAGCAATCATCGCCACACCAAACTATTTGTTTGATAGTTTTTTTGCTGTCTAAAATTGTTTCTTCAATGcacttatttaaatttttaattaaatatattctaATTATACCattattagataaaaatgCTAAAATAGTTCCTGATTTTGATATagacatatttatataaggGTGACTATAATCTATATCATAAATTTTGTAATGATATCTATTTACTAATGCAAATCCACCATTACATAAAGCTATTAATATGTGTATATTTAACTCTTCATCCATTTTCTGTCTCTGTATTTTATTGTTATTGGAATTTAAATCtactttatttaaatcatatgtagttgtttttattaatattttttttttttttctttctattgcattttcatcttttatattatatttttctttgctTTCAATAAGgatgttatttttataattaaaattttcatttacattttcttttttatcaaatgtatttgttatataattttttaaatttaacttcaatatatcattatttgGTTTACTATCAAAATAGTTCTGTTGAATATTCAAATCATTATTCAATTTATCTCCATCAATTGAACAAATACAATTTGGTTTTGCTTTTAAGTCAACATTAGGATATTTAATACAATTATTACCACTAAAATAGtaattaacatatatatttaatttttctgtTATTATAATGATACCGTCTCCACATATGCTCCCTGTTAGTATTCCTtcattctttatattttcatccaatgaaaaaacaaaaattttctcACAAAAGCACGAATATACTCTAACTATATtatctttaaataataaaactaaatcattatttttattccatCCAAAACATATTAATCCATCATAACTTAATCTACAGCTTGATACTAGTCTACCgatatttgtatatatttttaaattatctttttttttataatcatcAAATTTATCTTTGTTCATTAGAACAGCTATTAAACCCAAATATCCTGAACAAACAATACTATCTTTCAATACATCTTCATTACTCCAAATCATACtacttattttttgttttccaTAATATGTATTATCAATATTACTCCATTCATTTGTATTCatagttattaaaaaaaaaaagagattattaaaatgaaaaaacttAAAATGTGTTATGAAAAGGACTTAAATATATTTCGTAAGAAGTTTTATTTATCCCACTTTTCAGTAAACATCATtatctataaaaaatatatatatatagattatAAGATGAATATATTGAAAAGATATGCAAAtattatacaaataaaaatacatattctATATGTGAATACTAAAaactattttataaaagattaatatatcaaacaaatatatatatatatgtaggGTATGAATGGTTAAGCATTACATATTAATTATTCTAAACTTCAAAGTTTTCATagttatattaaatatgttaaaattcttaaaaaatacataaatataaaagcgTGACTCTatcttttaatgaaaaaaaagaaaaaaaataggtGAGAGGAAagatctaaaaaaaaattcatatgaTTTGGTATGTATTGGAAATTATCATACATgcattaattataaaaatctgttttatatattcggtaattttaattaaaagattattattttatcatttaactcttaataaaataaaaaagatgagaagaattaaaaatattttatataataatttcattttttttttttttcctataaaaaaattgtttaaatataaattttttttttcttttcattatcggtatcttaatttttatatgtatacaaGGCATTTTGTTAATACGCTTGCATATTcagatattaatttttatagaatTAGTAAAATTACTTTTTCAGATTtagttaaatttttatttcttaagcttaccatatattaaataaattataccAAATATTTTTCGTATATTTTTAACGAAcccttttaataaatttttactaataaataaaacaatatttgatatatatatatatatatatatacatagttttatataaatctagtaactttttttattaattctttctTAAAAGTCTAAAatctaaatatatttaaaagataaaatttggtacacatatatatattttatatgggAATAACactaaaattttcattaatttgaataaaaaccaattaataaacctttttctttatatggcaaaattaattaaaagagGTAGCATTTTTgatacattatttttttttaaaaatatatgctatcaaaaaaaaaaggaattaagtaaattttttatttatccaaaaaaatacaaaagcGCTATTGATAAACTTAACactaatttatattttgccacaaaaaaaaaaatagaagttttaaatcaagaaaaaaatagcaTACATCAAAtagttaaatataatatatccAATCAAAAAATGTgtaatacttttattaaaaatataaaaaataaaagtaatactAATAAAACTGActcaaatataaataatcaaaataaaaatgaagaaaaaaaaaacttagtTGATATAATAGATTTAGAATTATCTGATATCTGGTCAAAAAAAACACTAATAGTaaactataaaaataatatatttgaaataattttaaatagacCGGATAAATTGAATGctataaataaagatatgATAACTGGATTattaaatatgataaaaagtTTAGATAATGATAATAGATGTTATATGATAGTAATTAGAAGTATTAACACAAAGTGTTTTTCATCAGGTTCTGATGTAAGGGCAATAATTGAAAACAAAGAAGATGGTATATTGTATTTAAGGCAACTTTATttgtatattaattatatatcaaaaatgaaaaaaaatttgttatgTATATGGAATGGATTTGTTATGGGAGGAGGGCTAGGAATCTCtatatattcaaaatatCTGGCTATTCATAAAAATGCAATTTTTGCAATGccagaaaataaaataggtTTCTTCCCTGATATTGGTTGTTgctattttttcaaaaaatattttggaAGAAGTATTGGATTACATTTAGGATTAACCTCTTTAAGAATAAACGAAGCAGATTTAGCTAAATTTAAAGTATGCAATACTTACATAGAAaatattgatttatttttagatgaattaaaaaacattAATAAATGTAATCAAATGGATTTTAATATTGAATATAATAGAATATTGAGTAagtattctttaaaaaattgtagTACTACTCCTATATTAACAGATGAATTAATTAGTAATATCAATAAATATTATGATTCTTCTAATAATTTAGAAGAATTAATAagcaatttaaaaaaagataacaATGATTTTTGCAAACAGTTATTATCTGATAT
The sequence above is drawn from the Plasmodium relictum strain SGS1 genome assembly, chromosome: 14 genome and encodes:
- the VPS16 gene encoding vacuolar protein sorting-associated protein 16, putative, which produces MNTNEWSNIDNTYYGKQKISSMIWSNEDVLKDSIVCSGYLGLIAVLMNKDKFDDYKKKDNLKIYTNIGRLVSSCRLSYDGLICFGWNKNNDLVLLFKDNIVRVYSCFCEKIFVFSLDENIKNEGILTGSICGDGIIIITEKLNIYVNYYFSGNNCIKYPNVDLKAKPNCICSIDGDKLNNDLNIQQNYFDSKPNNDILKLNLKNYITNTFDKKENVNENFNYKNNILIESKEKYNIKDENAIERKKKKILIKTTTYDLNKVDLNSNNNKIQRQKMDEELNIHILIALCNGGFALVNRYHYKIYDIDYSHPYINMSISKSGTILAFLSNNGIIRIYLIKNLNKCIEETILDSKKTIKQIVWCGDDCLAVYTPMITPSNDIQHMLFVGGPKNQWIPYQYRHNLYLIGDIYGVKIISKESFEYVSRIRKSIFNIFSIGSCTPSAMLFYSYEKYKNGNICLDDEIRAFNNNLDIAIEECLDAATHEYNENIIDLLLQTSLFGKNFMKISYNCKKFLLYCLYLRICMNVRKPPLDIFITASELKYMTIPTFVQYIARRKEYFLAYRICEYAGIKTDNILIEWCKEKIEKSIELTDEQLCCVITDKIKNEKNIDYSYIAFIAAKCLRPQLATIIIQYEENKKKQVDMLLKLANYNLSVEKSILSKDIELVYLCIIIILSQEKETVDGEKELSTLTEVFKNNIQASNCFYVYCKKTKQYKLLKQFYEKNGQHSQAAFVTLDLALSKKNYEQKKTWLAYSAGFLTTDKMNSHIKFVHTSIMNNIDLLNYQKELEMKYNKKSVIGYPHKIQGLSLMKTIEYIISIGEFLDADNLCKKFKISEPKYWRCKIYALAKNKYFDELYNFANYRVSPIGLDYFIECSYEFGSIPLTIKLIQKNKDLNTQYKWFTKYNMQQEAENVLKQLKSQKITSTIFQTITDAISNIR
- a CDS encoding 3-hydroxyisobutyryl-coenzyme A hydrolase, putative, coding for MAKLIKRGSIFDTLFFFKNICYQKKKELSKFFIYPKKYKSAIDKLNTNLYFATKKKIEVLNQEKNSIHQIVKYNISNQKMCNTFIKNIKNKSNTNKTDSNINNQNKNEEKKNLVDIIDLELSDIWSKKTLIVNYKNNIFEIILNRPDKLNAINKDMITGLLNMIKSLDNDNRCYMIVIRSINTKCFSSGSDVRAIIENKEDGILYLRQLYLYINYISKMKKNLLCIWNGFVMGGGLGISIYSKYLAIHKNAIFAMPENKIGFFPDIGCCYFFKKYFGRSIGLHLGLTSLRINEADLAKFKVCNTYIENIDLFLDELKNINKCNQMDFNIEYNRILSKYSLKNCSTTPILTDELISNINKYYDSSNNLEELISNLKKDNNDFCKQLLSDINNNCYFSCKLWFSYFHYNYDKSLEDILDNDFKISQYILYYTKTFEKGVTEILVKKNKNFQWSNVEENKSVQLENIEDIIMNKNLLSIKEEFI